The Indicator indicator isolate 239-I01 chromosome 32, UM_Iind_1.1, whole genome shotgun sequence genome contains a region encoding:
- the PDPN gene encoding podoplanin, with translation MFIKVQFFIFVLGTMPFIALAEEASSALEEESATIDFRDRNDTEYEELPTWLPTRLHNVTNLLQFGQLMTTESALAPAEDSGNSTGYEANTENVDGGLSQGPEKPEKGGLETIALVGIIIGIIVAVGILAGIIIAVVRKMSGRYS, from the exons ATGTTTATTAAAGTTCAATTCTTCATCTTCGTCCTAGGGACCATGCCTTTCATAGCACTTGCTGAAGAAG CAAGCTCAGCTTTAGAAGAAGAAAGTGCAACAATTGACTTCAGAGACAGAAATGACACAGAATATGAAGAATTACCAACTTGG TTGCCCACAAGACTACACAATGTAACAAATCTCTTGCAGTTTGGACAACTGATGACCACAGAAAGTGCTTTGGCACCAGCTGAAGACAGTGGTAATTCTACTGGCTATGAAGCTAACACAGAAAACGTTGAtg GTGGACTGAGTCAGGGACCAGAGAAACCTGAAAAAG gtggTCTGGAAACAATTGCACTGGTTGGAATAATTATTGGAATCATAGTTGCAGTTGGAATCCTTGCAGGAATAATAATTGCTGTTGTAAGGAAGATGTCAGGCAGGTACTCGTAA